TCGTCCGGGCCACCCAGCGCGACGTGTGGCGGTTCCTCGCCCACCTCGCCGGAGTGCCCGCCGCCGACGACCTGGCCCAGGAGACGTACCTGCGCGCGGTGCGGGCGGTGCGCACGTTCCGCGGCACCGCCACCGCGCGGACCTGGCTGCTGTCCATCGCGCGCCGCGTCGTCGTCGACCAGATCCGCTCCGAACGCGCCCGGCCGCGCACCGTCGCCGCCGACTGGGTGCGAGCCGCGGAGAGCGGTGGCCGCGCGGGCCGCGGCTTCGAAGAGCTCGTCGAGGTGAACGTGCTGCTCGACGCGCTCACCCCGGATCGGCGGGAAGCCCTCGTGCTCACCCAGGTCCTCGGCCTGTCCTACCAGGAGGCCGCGGAGGTCAGCGGCTGCGAGCTGGGCACGGTCCGCTCCCGCGTGGCCCGCGCTCGGGAGGACCTCCTCGCCCGCAGCCGCGGCCAGGACACCGGCACCGGCTGAGATGCGCCCGGCGCCGCACACCGAGCGAGAGGGAAGAACATGGCTGGTACTCCGGTAGAGGTGCACCGCACCGGCGAGCACGCCTTCACGGCCACCAACGGCCGCGGTGGCGAGGTGGCGATCGGCCGCGACGGCGCCCCCGGCTCGTTCACGCCGGGCGAGCTGCTGCTGGCGGCGATCGCCGGGTGCTCCGCGGTCACCAGCGAGAACCTCCTGGTGCGCCGCGCCGGGCAGGACGCCGACATCGCGGTGCACGCCGACCGGGACAAGACGGCCGAGGACCCGAACAAGTTCTCCGAGGTGACGGTGCGGTTCGACGTGGATCTCGGCGGCGTCGACGGGGCCGATCGGGCGAAGCTGCTCGACGCGGTGGAACGCGCCATCGAGCGGTACTGCACCGTGAGCCGCTCCGTCGCGGAGAGCACCCCGATCACCCTCGAACTGCCCCGCTGATCCCGATCACCGCTCGATCCGGGCGGATGCGGACGAGACTGTCGCAAATCTCCTGATACCGGCGTCGTATTGTGCTGTGCGCGCGAACGCGCGCACAGCGAGGAGGCGTCGAGTGGATCAGGCGGGCGGAACCGGGCCGGACGGCTCACCGAGCGGTGGCGGGCTGCGGCGCGACCTCAGCGGCCGTCAGGTCGGCATGATCGCGATCGGCGGAGCGATCGGCACCGGGCTGTTCCTCGGCTCCGGGCTCGCCATCAACATCGCGGGACCAGCCGTGATCATCGCCTACGCGGTGGCCGCGTTCGCCGCGCTCGCGCTGGCCTACGCGCTCGCCGAGATGGTCGTGGTGCACCCGGACGCGGGCGGCTTCGGGCCCATCGCGCAGCGCTACCTCGGCGGGCTCGCCGGGTTCGTGCAGCGCTGGATCTACTGGGCCGCGCAGGTCGTCAACATCGGCAGCGAGGTCGTCGCCGCCGGGCTCTACGTGCAGTTCTGGTACCCGCAGCTGCCGCTGTGGCTGCCCGTCGTCGTGTTCTCCGTGGTGATGCTGGCGATCAACGCCTCGGCGGTGAAGTACTTCGGCGAGTTCGAGTACTGGTTCGCGCTGATCAAGGTCGTCACGATCGTCGTGTTCGTGCTGCTGGGCATCACCTACATCGTGTTCGGCCTGCCCGGCCGCCCCGCCACGGGCGTGGGCGCGCTGACCGAGCACGACGGCTTCCTGCCCAACGGCATCGGCGCGGTGTGGCTGGCGCTGACCGTGGTCACCTTCTCCTACCTCGGCACCGAGGCCGTCGCCGTCACCGCCTCCGAATCCCGGAACCCGCGCCGCGACGTGCCGCGCGCCGCGCGGAACATGGTGCTGCGCCTGGGCTTGTTCTACGTGCTCGGCATGCTGGTGGTCGTCTCGATCCTGCCGTGGAACCAGGTCTCCACCGAGGAGGACGTGACGGAGAGCCCGTTCGTGGCCCTGTTCGCCACCGCGGGAATCCCGGCCGCCGCAGGGATCATGAACTTCGTCGTGCTCACGGCCGCGCTGTCGGCGATGAACACGAACCTTTACGTCACCGCGCGGATGACGTACTCGCTGGCCGTCGACGGCTACGCGCCGAAGTGGTTCGCGGGGCTGAGCCCCAACGGGGCGCCCCGCCGGGCGCTGCTGCTGTCGGCCGGTGGGCTGGTGCTGGCGGCGGGCATCTCGGTGTTCGCGGAGTCCACGGCGTTCCCGCTGCTGCTCGGCTTGGCGCTGTTCGGCGCGCTGATCACCTGGTTGATCATCTTCGCGAGCCACCTCGCGTTCCGGCGCCACCGCGCCGCGCACGACCTGCCCGCCTCGCCGGTGCGGTTGCCGGGGGCGCCGGTGACGACGCTGCTGGCGATGCTGTTCGTGGCGGCCGTGCTGCTCACGACCCCGTTCACCGAGCAGTTCAACACCGCGTGGAAGGCCGGTGTGCCGTTCCTGCTGGTGCTGTGCCTGGCCTACTACCTGCTGCGCCGCCGCGCCGCCGGCTAGTCCTTTCAGAATGACCTGCGTAGTGGGTCGTTCAGCGGAACCTCAGCGGTTTCCTCGCTGCGGGATCTTTTTCCCGAGTGGCTCCGCCACGAGGGAAAAAGCTGTCCTCGCGAGGAAACCGCTGAGAACCCGCCGGTGGTCGGCTTGCTCAAGCTGGTCACTGCTCAGCGGCTTCGCCGCTGACAGGACGACGATCAAAAGATCATTCTGAACGGGCCCCTGAGGGGGCGGGCTGTGCCGCGGTCGGAACGTCGGAGGTCGCGGCGGCTCCGGCGGGTGGTGGGCCGCGGGCGCGGGCGTGAGATTTACACTCCCGCATGTGTCGAACCAGCCGATGATCGCGCCCTCCATCCTGTCCGCGGACTTCGCCCGCCTCGCCACCGAGCTCGACGCCGTCAAGGGCGCCGACTGGGTGCACGTGGACGTGATGGACGCGCACTTCGTGCCGAACCTGACCTTGGGGCTCCCGGTGGTGGAGTCGCTGCTCAAGGCCACGGACATCCCGCTGGACTGCCACCTCATGATCGAGGACCCGGACCGCTGGGCGATCGGCTACGCCGAGGCCGGTGCGCACAACGTCACCGTGCACGCCGAAGCCGCGCACGACCCGATCAAGGTGGCCAAGGACCTGCGCGCCGCCGGCGCCAAGGCGGGCCTGTCGATCAAGCCGGGCACGCCGTTCGACCAGTACGTCGAGGTGCTCAAGCACTACGACACGCTGCTGGTGATGTCGGTGGAGCCCGGTTTCGGCGGCCAGAAGTTCATCACCGAGGTGCTGGAGAAGGCCCGCGCCGCGCGGAACCTGGTGGACACCGGACACCTGAACCTCATCGTGGAGATCGACGGCGGCATCAACACCGCCACCATCGAGCAGGCCGCCGAAGCCGGCGTCGACTGCTTCGTGGCGGGCTCCGCGGTCTACGGGGCCGAGGACCCGGCGCGCGCCATCGAGGCGCTGCGCTCCCAGGCCGCCCCGAACTTCGCCCACGCCCGGCAGTGACCGGACCGGGCTCCGCGCCGGATCCGGCGCGCACCGCGATGCTCACCGCGCTCGCCGCGAGCGAGCGGGTGCGCGGCACGACGAGCCCGAACCCGCCGGTGGGGTGCGTGGTGCTCGACGCGGCGGGCGACGTCGCCGGAACGGGCGCCACCCAGCCGCCGGGCGGCCCGCACGCCGAGGTGATGGCGCTGGCCGCGGCGGGGGAGCGGGCTCGCGGCGGCACCGCCGTGGTGACCCTCGAACCCTGCACGCACACCGGCCGCACCCCGCCGTGCACTTCGGCGCTGCTCGCCGCCGGGGTGGCCCGCGTGGTGCACGCGGTGTCCGACCCCAACCCGAAGGCCGCGGGCGGCGCGGAAGTCCTGCGCGCGGCCGGGATCCAGGTCGAGTCGGGGCTGCTCGGCGAGCAGGTCGCGCGCGGCCCGCTGCGGGCGTGGCTGCACTTCGCGCGGACCGGTCGTCCGCACGTGACCTGGAAGTACGCCGCCAGCCTGGACGGCCGCTCGGCCGCCGCCGACGGCAGCAGCAAGTGGATCAGCTCCGCCACCTCCCGCGCCGAGGTGCACGAACTGCGCGGCCGGGTCGACGCGATCGTCGCCGGGACCGGCACCGTGCTCGCCGACGACCCGCAGCTCACCGCGCGGGAGGCCGACGGCGGCCCGCGCCCGCGCCAGCCGCTGCGCGTCGTCGTCGGCGACCGCCCCGTCCCGGACGGCGCGCGGGTGCTCGACGACTCGGCGGCCACGATCACGCTGCCCGGCGGGGACCCGGTCGCGGTGCTCGACGAGCTCGCGCGGCGCGGCGTGGTGGACGTGCTGCTGGAAGGCGGCCCGACGCTGGCGGGGGCGTTCGTCGCCGCCGAGCGCGTCGACCGGGTGCTGGCCTACCTCGCGCCCGCGCTGCTGGGCTCGGGACCGGCCGCGCTCGGCGACGCCGGGGTGGCGAGCGTCTCGCAGGCATGGTGGTGGGACATCGAAGAGACCACGATGAGCGGACCGGACGTGCGCGTCAGCGCCGTGCCGGCTCGCCGCTGAGGAGGAGACCCATGTTCACCGGGATCGTCGAGGAGCTCGGCACGGTCGTGTCCGTCGAGGACACCGGCGACGGTGTGCGGCTGACCGTGGACGGCCCGCTGGTGACCTCCGACGCGAAGCACGGGGATTCGATCGCGGTGAACGGCGTGTGCCTGACCGTGGTGGAGTCCGGCGGCGGCCGGTTCACCGTGGACGTCGTCCAGGAAACGGTGCGCCGCAGCGCGATCAGGAACGTCGCCGCCGGGGACCGGGTGAACCTGGAGCGCGCGATGGCGCTCGGCGACCGGCTCGGCGGGCACATCGTGCAGGGCCACGTCGACGGCACCGCGGTGCTGCGCGGCTCGGACGACGACCTCACTCGCTTCGAGCTGCCCGCGGAGCTGTCGCACTACCTGGTGGAGAAGGGTTCGATCACGGTCGACGGGATCTCGCTGACCGTGGTCGAGGCGGGACGCACCGAGTTCAGCGTCGCCCTGATTCCCACGACTCGGGAACTCACCACCTTGGGGGTGCGCCGACCGGGTGAAGAGGTCAACATCGAGGTGGACGTGCTGGCCAAGCACCTGGAACGGCTCGCCGCCGCGCAGCTCGATCAGTTCCGCGCCGGAGCATCCGGGTCCTGACCCACGGCGATCCCGCCCGAGCGGACCACCAGCATCCGGGAGGCGGGAGGACAATGACGGTGCCGGGCACGTTCCCGGCAGGCCGAACCGAGGGCCGGCGTTCCAGTCGCGCCGCCGCCCCAGAGCGAGAGAGACCGGACACGGTGAGCAACAGGTTCGACGACATCGAGCGCGCCCTGGCCGACATTGCGGCGGGCCGCCCGGTGATCGTGGTCGATGACGAGGATCGCGAGAACGAAGGCGATCTGATCTTCGCCGCCGAGAAGGCGACGCCGGAACTCGTGGCGTTCATGGTGCGCTACACCTCCGGGTACCTCTGCGTCGGCATGACCGGCGAGGACTGCGACCGGCTCGACCTACCGCCGATGTACCACTCGAACCAGGACCGCAAGGGCACCGCCTACACGGTCGCGGTGGACGCGGCGGAAGGCGTCAGCACCGGCATCTCCGCCAGCGACCGCGCGCGCACCCTGCAGGTGCTGGCCGCGGGCGAGTCGCGGTCCGAGGACCTGCACCGGCCCGGCCACGTGGTGCCGCTGCGCGCCCGCGAAGGCGGGGTGCTGCGCAGGCCCGGCCACACCGAGGCGAGCGTCGACCTGTCCCGGCTCGCCGGACTGCGGCCGGTGGGCGCGCTGTGCGAGATCGTCAGCCAGAAGTCCGAGGGCGACATGGCCCGCCGCGACGAGCTGGAGGTCTTCGCCGACGAGCACGACCTGCGGCTGATCACGATCGCCGACCTCATCGCCTACCGCAGGCGGTTCGAGAAGCAGGTGGAGCGCGTCGCCGAGGCCCGCATCCCCACCGCGCACGGCACCTTCCGCACCTTCGGCTACGACAGCACGCTCGACGGCATCGAGCACTTGGCGCTGGTCTACGGCGAGATCGGCGACGGCGAGGACGTGCTGGTGCGGGTGCACTCGGAATGCCTCACCGGTGACGTGCTCGGCTCGCTGCGCTGCGACTGCGGGCCGCAGCTGGCGGCGGCGATGGAGAAGGTCGCCGAAGAGGGCCGCGGCATCGTGCTCTACATGCGCGGGCACGAGGGCCGGGGCATCGGCCTGATCCACAAGCTGCAGGCCTACCAGCTGCAGGACGACGGCGCCGACACCGTGGACGCCAACGTCGCGCTGGGCATGCCGGTGGACAGCCGCGACTACGGCCAGGGCGCGCAGATCCTCTGCGACCTCGGCGTGAAGTCGATGCGGTTGCTCACGAACAACCCGGAGAAGCGGATCGGGCTGGAGGGCTACGGGCTCAAGGTCGTGGGCCGGGAGTCGCTGCCGATCCGCCCGAACCCGGAGAACCTGCGCTACCTGCGCACCAAGCGGGATCGAATGGGGCACGAGTTGAACCACCTCGACGACGGCGAGGACTCGTCCATCACGGGCGAGGGCGACGAGACGGGCTTCGGCAGGCCCGGAGTCACCGCATGAGCGGCGAGGGCAGGCCCCGCGTCGAGGTGCCGCGCGCGGACGGGCTGAAGCTGGCCATCGCGGGCATCCGCTGGCACGAGTCGCTCATCGACCGGATGCTCGAGCGGGCACTGGCCGCCGCCGAGGAGGCCGGGATCACCGATCCGACCGTAGTGCGGGTGCCTGGATCCATCGAACTGCCCGTGGTGTGCCAGGAGCTGGCGCGCGGGCACGACGCGGTGGTGGCGCTGGGCGTGGTGATCCGCGGCGGGACCCCGCACTTCGAGTACGTGTGCGACTCCGTCACCAGCGGGTTGACCCGGGTGGCCCTGGACGAGTCGACGGCCGTGGGCAACGGCCTGCTCACCTGCGACACCGATCAGCAGGCCAGGGACCGCGCCGGATTCCCCGAGTCGGTCGAGGACAAGGGCTTCGAGGCGACCGCGGCGGCCCTGGAGACGGCCCTGGTGCTGCGCGACCTGCGCTCGCGCTGACGCCGCCTCCGGCCGGTCGGGCGCCCTCGCCGCGCCCCAGTGGTGAGGGCTGCCGACGGCTCCTCGACGAGGACGGGCAAACTGGACACATGCAGTCAGGCGAGGCGCGCGAGGAACCGGCCGGTGCGCAACCGGCGGACGCGGCGGACACAGCGGCAGGAAGCGTGGCGACGGTGGACGAACGGCGCGGGGGAGCCCACACCTTGACGGTGCGGCCGGTCAAGATCCGCCGGGTGGCGATCCCGGTGGCGATCGTGCTGGTGGTGGTGTTCGCCGTGGTCGCGGTGCTGCTGCGCAACACCCCGACGGGCGTGTACTTCCGGATCTCCGACCAGGTGGCGATGGCGGGGCTCGGCGTGCTGCTGGCCTGCGGCGCCCTGCTGCTGACCCGGCCGCGGCTGCGCGCCGACCTGGACGGGATCGAAGTGCGCAACATCATCAACACCCAGCACTACTCGTGGGACGAGGTGCAGTCGATCAGCTTCCCCGACGGCGCGGCCTGGGCGCGGCTGGAGCTGCCCCAGGACGAGTACGCCTCGGTCATGGCCGTCCAGTCCACCGACGGCGCCCACGCCGTCCAGGCCATGCGAGACCTGAGGGACCTGCGCCGAGCGGTCGACGCCCACCGGGAATAGAGCTTGCATGTGAACTCGGCCTGCGTAGGGGGTCGGGTGGCGGAACCTCATCGGTTTCCTCGCTGCGGGATCTTTTTTCCAAGTGGCTCCGCCACGAGGAAAAAAGCTGTCCTCGCGAGGAAACCGATGAGAACCCGCGGGTGGTCTTCTTGCTCGGGCTGGTCGCTGCTCAGCGGCTTCGCCGCTGACAGGACACAGGACACGGACCAGAACCTTTGCTCGCCTTGAACGACTAGGGCAGGTTCGGGTCCGAGTACGAAACGGTGCCCGGAAGCCGAGGCTTCCGGGCACCGTCGTGTCGGGTTCTGGGGTCAGGACCTCGACTTGTTGAAGACCAGGCGGTAGGCGATCAGCAGGATGAGCGAGCCGATCACGGCCCACACGAAGCTCATCAGGCTGAAGTCGTTCACGCCCGCGCCGCCGAACTTGCTGCTCAACCAGCCGCCGAGCAGGCCGCCGACGATGCCGATGAGGATCGTGACGATGATTCCGCCCGGGTCCTTGCCGGGCAGGATGAACTTCGCGATCGCGCCCGCGATCAGGCCGAAGATGATCCAGCTGAGGATGCCCACAGCGTCTCCTTCCGATTAGCGCGCCGAACTCCGGCGCGCTCAGCACAACGCACGCCCATCGGACTACCCGCGGCGGCGTCGATCAACCATGATCCCGCCGGTCGCGTTCATCCGATCAAGCGTCCAGGAGGGTACGCCGTTACCCCGAGTGCGCGATCACGCCCGTCCGGACGCGGATTCTGCGGCGGGCCGCGGGCGCACCGCGTTCGCCGCGACCGCGACCAGCAGCGCCAGCGCGGCCGGCACCGCCAGCCCCACCGACAGGCCGAAGCCCTGCGCGAGCAGGCCGATGAACACCGGGCCCGCGAGCAGCCCGCCGTAGGACAACGTGCTGACCTGCGCCAAGTCCCGTCCGCTGCGGGCCGGGTCGCGGTGTCCGGCGGCGCTGAAGATCTGCGGCACGATGCACGAGAGCCCGACGCCGAACAGCGCGAACCCGGCCAGCGCCGCCACCGGGTGGTGCAGCAGCAGCGCCACGCCGAGCCCGGTGCCCGCGATCACGCCGCAGCACCGGACCAGCAGCACCGGCCCGAACCGCCGCACCAGGCCGTCGCCGAGGAACCGGAACAGGCCCATCGTGGCGGAGAACACGGCGTAGCCCAGCGCCGCGAACGCGAGGCTCGAACCGAGCTCGTCGTGCAGGTACACCGAGGACCAGTCGGCCATCGATCCCTCGCCGACGGAGCAGAAGAACCCGAGCACGCCGAGGAACACGATCGCCATCGGGATGCCGCGGGCGCGCGCGCCGGACTCGGCGGGCGGAGTCGGCTCGGGCGGCAGCAGCGCGGGCCGCGCGACCAGGGACAGCGCCACCAGGCCCGCCCCGGTCAGCGCGAAGTGCGCGGCGGGGCTGAGGCCGAGCTGGGCCGCCAGCGCGCCCGACCCGGCGCCGAGCAGGCCGCCGAGGCTGAACGTGGCGTGGAAGGTGCTCATGATCGGCCGCCGGTAGCGCTGCTCGACGCGCACCGCGTGCGAGTTCATCGCCACGTCGATCGTGCCGTGCGCGGCGCCGAACACCATCAGGCCCGCGACCAGCGTCGGGAGACTTCCCGCGAGTCCCGGCGTCACCCCGGACAGGGCGACCAGTATCCCGGCGGGCGGCATCACGCGGGCACTGCCGAAGCGGTCGGTGAGGTGCCCGCAGACCTGCATGGCCAGCACCGAACCGGCGGCGACCGCGAACAGCGCCAGCGTCACCCCGGCGTCATCGAGGCCCAGGTCGCGCTTGATGGTGGGGATGCGCGCCGTCCAGGACGCCAGTGCGAAGCCGCTCACCACGAAGTACGCGGTCACCGCCCAGCGCGCGCGCCGCATGGTCGCGTCCGGCTCGACCGGTGTCGTCGTCTCGGGCACCCGTTGTCCTCTCCTGTCCGCCTGGTGGCCCTCGCCGGGGATTCCCGCCCCGCCGCCCATCCCACACGGCGCCACGACCGGGCCGGGAACGCGGGGGGAGGTCGAGTCGTCCGCTTGTTCGAGTCCAACTGATCACCGCGGCACCGCGCCTGTGAAGGGGACGAACGGGTGAGGGACAATGGGGTCGGCATCGAGCGCCGGAGATCCCGGCACGCGCACCGAGACCGGCGGGCACCGGAAGGCGGCGGTGCGGCCGGGCGGCGATGGAGGAGGAGACCGTGAGCGTGGCCCAGGAGCGAAATCTTCGGCTGGTGCGGGACGAACCCCGCGCGCCCGCCGTCCGGCTCGGTGACGTCCACCTGCGCAACCGGCTGGTCACCTCGTCCAGCCTGCTGGGCTACGGCGTCGCCAACGCGAGCCTGGTGCCCTACGGCATGAGCCCGATCTCGAAGTTCGTGCCGCTGGAGCGGTTCGGCGCGATCACCACCCGCACCGTCACCGTCGAGCCGCGCGAAGGCCACTTCACCACCCAGGACGTGTGGCCGCTGCACGAGCTCCCCGCGCTGCTCAAGCGCTACGGCCAGGCGCTGCGGCAGGTCGACGGCGGCTGGTTGAACGCGTTCGGCTGGTGCAACGTCGGTATCGACGCCTACCTGCGCGACTACTACCCGCGCACCCGCGGCCAGAACACGATCATCTCGGTGGGCGGGTTCTCCCCCGAGGAGTTCGTCACGCTCGTCGAGAAGGTCAACAAGGCGGTGCCCGCCGGGGACATCGCCGCCGTCGAGTTCAACGTGTCCTGCCACAACGTGAACTTCGACTTCAACGCCATCATCGAGCAGGTGCTGGCGCAGGCGGTGCCGCGCAGCAACCACCCGGTGATCCTCAAGCTCTCCTCGGACTACGACTACATCGGCCACGCCAAGCTGGCCGCCAAGCACGGGGTGTCCGCGCTGACCGCGATCAACACGGTCAAGGGCCTGCGGCTGGACCCGAACACCGGGCAGCCGCTGCTGAAGAACGGTTTCGGCGGGCTCTCCGGGCGGGCGATCAAGCCGATCGGGCTGCGCGTGGTGAAGGAGCTGCGCGACTCCGGTTCGAAGCTGCCGATCATCGCCACCGGCGGCATCCGCAGCTTCGACGACTGCCGCGAGTACTTCTGGGCGGGCGCCGACGCGGTGAGCATGGGCAGCGCCAGCTGGTTCGCCAGCTACCCCGGCTACGCGCTGTCCCCGGTGCACGCCGCGCGCATCCGCAGCGTCCTGCGCCGCATCGAGCACTACCGCCCGCCGAACGGCTGATCGGGTGGTGAATCCCCGATTTCCGGGGATGCCGGGAGCGCGGTGCCGCTACCTTCCGTGATTCGACGTGATCGGATCGCGGGGGTGGCGGATGGCGGGTCTGGACGACGACGTGGGGCTCGTCGGGCGGGAGACCACGGCTGAGCTGATCGATCACCTGGTGCGCCACGTGCGGGACCGGCCGATGCCGATCGTGGTGCTGCACGGCGCGGGCGGCGTCGGCAAGACCGCCGTGATCGAGCACGTGGAGCGGCGCTACGACAAGGCCGTGCCGATGGCGCGCGTCGACTTCGACGAACCCCGCTCGAAGAGCACCTGGGACGTCCTGGAAGCGGTGTACCGGCAGCTCGGCGCCGAGTCGCACCGCGAGTTCGGCAGGCTGGTGCTGCCGCGCTACGAGCTCGCCCGCACCGTCCACGCCACGCTGCGCTTACCGGAGCACGGCCCGGTCCCCGAGGACGACGCCGAGCGCGGCGATCCGGCCGAGGTCGCGACGTCCGCGCAGCGCCGCCGGCAGGTCCGGGAACAGCTCGCGCGGCGGCTCGCCAGCGTGGAGCTGATGACCGACGTGGTCGGGGAGGCGGGCGACTCGGCCCCGGCACCCGTCGCGGGGCTGCTGCTGCGGATGGCGCGGCCGATCCTGCACCGGCTCACCGCGATCGGCGTGGGGGCGCCGCGCTGGGCCCGGTGGATGCTCGCCGGGCCGCGCAGCGCCGCCGCGCTGAGCTGGTTCGAGACCACGGCTGCGGAGCCGCGGCACTTCGGGGGGATCAGCGATCGGGTCCG
This window of the Saccharopolyspora gloriosae genome carries:
- a CDS encoding sigma-70 family RNA polymerase sigma factor, which produces MTHSEAEDTRVTELALAAGKGDRRALEEFVRATQRDVWRFLAHLAGVPAADDLAQETYLRAVRAVRTFRGTATARTWLLSIARRVVVDQIRSERARPRTVAADWVRAAESGGRAGRGFEELVEVNVLLDALTPDRREALVLTQVLGLSYQEAAEVSGCELGTVRSRVARAREDLLARSRGQDTGTG
- a CDS encoding OsmC family protein, whose protein sequence is MAGTPVEVHRTGEHAFTATNGRGGEVAIGRDGAPGSFTPGELLLAAIAGCSAVTSENLLVRRAGQDADIAVHADRDKTAEDPNKFSEVTVRFDVDLGGVDGADRAKLLDAVERAIERYCTVSRSVAESTPITLELPR
- a CDS encoding amino acid permease translates to MDQAGGTGPDGSPSGGGLRRDLSGRQVGMIAIGGAIGTGLFLGSGLAINIAGPAVIIAYAVAAFAALALAYALAEMVVVHPDAGGFGPIAQRYLGGLAGFVQRWIYWAAQVVNIGSEVVAAGLYVQFWYPQLPLWLPVVVFSVVMLAINASAVKYFGEFEYWFALIKVVTIVVFVLLGITYIVFGLPGRPATGVGALTEHDGFLPNGIGAVWLALTVVTFSYLGTEAVAVTASESRNPRRDVPRAARNMVLRLGLFYVLGMLVVVSILPWNQVSTEEDVTESPFVALFATAGIPAAAGIMNFVVLTAALSAMNTNLYVTARMTYSLAVDGYAPKWFAGLSPNGAPRRALLLSAGGLVLAAGISVFAESTAFPLLLGLALFGALITWLIIFASHLAFRRHRAAHDLPASPVRLPGAPVTTLLAMLFVAAVLLTTPFTEQFNTAWKAGVPFLLVLCLAYYLLRRRAAG
- the rpe gene encoding ribulose-phosphate 3-epimerase, whose amino-acid sequence is MIAPSILSADFARLATELDAVKGADWVHVDVMDAHFVPNLTLGLPVVESLLKATDIPLDCHLMIEDPDRWAIGYAEAGAHNVTVHAEAAHDPIKVAKDLRAAGAKAGLSIKPGTPFDQYVEVLKHYDTLLVMSVEPGFGGQKFITEVLEKARAARNLVDTGHLNLIVEIDGGINTATIEQAAEAGVDCFVAGSAVYGAEDPARAIEALRSQAAPNFAHARQ
- the ribD gene encoding bifunctional diaminohydroxyphosphoribosylaminopyrimidine deaminase/5-amino-6-(5-phosphoribosylamino)uracil reductase RibD, which produces MLTALAASERVRGTTSPNPPVGCVVLDAAGDVAGTGATQPPGGPHAEVMALAAAGERARGGTAVVTLEPCTHTGRTPPCTSALLAAGVARVVHAVSDPNPKAAGGAEVLRAAGIQVESGLLGEQVARGPLRAWLHFARTGRPHVTWKYAASLDGRSAAADGSSKWISSATSRAEVHELRGRVDAIVAGTGTVLADDPQLTAREADGGPRPRQPLRVVVGDRPVPDGARVLDDSAATITLPGGDPVAVLDELARRGVVDVLLEGGPTLAGAFVAAERVDRVLAYLAPALLGSGPAALGDAGVASVSQAWWWDIEETTMSGPDVRVSAVPARR
- a CDS encoding riboflavin synthase, with translation MFTGIVEELGTVVSVEDTGDGVRLTVDGPLVTSDAKHGDSIAVNGVCLTVVESGGGRFTVDVVQETVRRSAIRNVAAGDRVNLERAMALGDRLGGHIVQGHVDGTAVLRGSDDDLTRFELPAELSHYLVEKGSITVDGISLTVVEAGRTEFSVALIPTTRELTTLGVRRPGEEVNIEVDVLAKHLERLAAAQLDQFRAGASGS
- a CDS encoding bifunctional 3,4-dihydroxy-2-butanone-4-phosphate synthase/GTP cyclohydrolase II — protein: MSNRFDDIERALADIAAGRPVIVVDDEDRENEGDLIFAAEKATPELVAFMVRYTSGYLCVGMTGEDCDRLDLPPMYHSNQDRKGTAYTVAVDAAEGVSTGISASDRARTLQVLAAGESRSEDLHRPGHVVPLRAREGGVLRRPGHTEASVDLSRLAGLRPVGALCEIVSQKSEGDMARRDELEVFADEHDLRLITIADLIAYRRRFEKQVERVAEARIPTAHGTFRTFGYDSTLDGIEHLALVYGEIGDGEDVLVRVHSECLTGDVLGSLRCDCGPQLAAAMEKVAEEGRGIVLYMRGHEGRGIGLIHKLQAYQLQDDGADTVDANVALGMPVDSRDYGQGAQILCDLGVKSMRLLTNNPEKRIGLEGYGLKVVGRESLPIRPNPENLRYLRTKRDRMGHELNHLDDGEDSSITGEGDETGFGRPGVTA
- the ribH gene encoding 6,7-dimethyl-8-ribityllumazine synthase, translating into MSGEGRPRVEVPRADGLKLAIAGIRWHESLIDRMLERALAAAEEAGITDPTVVRVPGSIELPVVCQELARGHDAVVALGVVIRGGTPHFEYVCDSVTSGLTRVALDESTAVGNGLLTCDTDQQARDRAGFPESVEDKGFEATAAALETALVLRDLRSR
- a CDS encoding PH domain-containing protein — protein: MQSGEAREEPAGAQPADAADTAAGSVATVDERRGGAHTLTVRPVKIRRVAIPVAIVLVVVFAVVAVLLRNTPTGVYFRISDQVAMAGLGVLLACGALLLTRPRLRADLDGIEVRNIINTQHYSWDEVQSISFPDGAAWARLELPQDEYASVMAVQSTDGAHAVQAMRDLRDLRRAVDAHRE
- a CDS encoding GlsB/YeaQ/YmgE family stress response membrane protein, which translates into the protein MGILSWIIFGLIAGAIAKFILPGKDPGGIIVTILIGIVGGLLGGWLSSKFGGAGVNDFSLMSFVWAVIGSLILLIAYRLVFNKSRS
- a CDS encoding MFS transporter is translated as MPETTTPVEPDATMRRARWAVTAYFVVSGFALASWTARIPTIKRDLGLDDAGVTLALFAVAAGSVLAMQVCGHLTDRFGSARVMPPAGILVALSGVTPGLAGSLPTLVAGLMVFGAAHGTIDVAMNSHAVRVEQRYRRPIMSTFHATFSLGGLLGAGSGALAAQLGLSPAAHFALTGAGLVALSLVARPALLPPEPTPPAESGARARGIPMAIVFLGVLGFFCSVGEGSMADWSSVYLHDELGSSLAFAALGYAVFSATMGLFRFLGDGLVRRFGPVLLVRCCGVIAGTGLGVALLLHHPVAALAGFALFGVGLSCIVPQIFSAAGHRDPARSGRDLAQVSTLSYGGLLAGPVFIGLLAQGFGLSVGLAVPAALALLVAVAANAVRPRPAAESASGRA
- a CDS encoding dihydroorotate dehydrogenase codes for the protein MSVAQERNLRLVRDEPRAPAVRLGDVHLRNRLVTSSSLLGYGVANASLVPYGMSPISKFVPLERFGAITTRTVTVEPREGHFTTQDVWPLHELPALLKRYGQALRQVDGGWLNAFGWCNVGIDAYLRDYYPRTRGQNTIISVGGFSPEEFVTLVEKVNKAVPAGDIAAVEFNVSCHNVNFDFNAIIEQVLAQAVPRSNHPVILKLSSDYDYIGHAKLAAKHGVSALTAINTVKGLRLDPNTGQPLLKNGFGGLSGRAIKPIGLRVVKELRDSGSKLPIIATGGIRSFDDCREYFWAGADAVSMGSASWFASYPGYALSPVHAARIRSVLRRIEHYRPPNG